A section of the Bacteroidia bacterium genome encodes:
- a CDS encoding ComF family protein: MLGYLLDLIYPQVCVICRNGLNKQEKEICLSCLFGIEQTRYHLRPENNELYMRFAGKVLIQKAACCFYFDPKGSLQKALHALKYDNTPEVGVTFGRFYGSILQDSDFLNGIDTLIPIPLHPTKLIKRRYNQSEKIASGISEITKIPVNTDTLIRQQATESQTKKTRIERWQNTSDVFQVVHNLTGHIALVDDVVTTGSTLVSAAQTCLNAGVKVSIIALATPRQF; the protein is encoded by the coding sequence ATGTTAGGTTATTTGTTAGACCTAATATATCCTCAAGTATGCGTTATTTGCAGGAATGGGCTGAATAAACAAGAAAAAGAAATTTGTTTATCCTGTTTATTTGGTATAGAGCAAACTCGGTATCATCTTCGGCCTGAAAATAATGAGTTATATATGCGCTTTGCGGGAAAAGTACTAATTCAAAAAGCAGCGTGTTGTTTTTATTTTGACCCTAAAGGTTCTCTTCAGAAAGCTCTACACGCCTTAAAATATGATAATACTCCGGAGGTTGGTGTAACATTTGGCAGGTTTTACGGCTCTATTTTGCAAGATTCTGATTTTCTAAACGGCATAGATACTTTAATACCCATTCCACTGCATCCAACAAAACTTATCAAACGCAGGTACAATCAATCTGAAAAAATTGCATCTGGGATTAGTGAAATAACGAAGATTCCGGTAAATACAGATACGTTAATTCGCCAACAAGCCACGGAAAGCCAAACTAAAAAAACCAGAATTGAGCGCTGGCAAAACACGTCCGATGTCTTTCAAGTTGTTCACAACCTCACTGGCCATATTGCGCTGGTAGATGACGTTGTAACAACCGGTTCAACATTGGTTTCTGCGGCGCAAACTTGCTTAAATGCCGGTGTAAAAGTCTCTATAATCGCACTCGCAACACCCAGACAATTTTAA
- the hflX gene encoding GTPase HflX, protein MSTFTENRSPNYLAALVGVFHNRQPQEKVIEYLDELALLADTAGFTVQTKFLQKVDFPNPRTYIGSGKIAEIAAWVKAEDIKLVVFDDDLTPAQCKNIEKEFGCAVLDRTGLILRIFSDRARSSQAKTQVELAHLQYLLPRLTGLWTHLERQRGGQGMRGGAGEKEIETDRRHIRNRISQLKQDLTRIDRQNQTRRQHRHSITRVSLVGYTNAGKSSLMNALCKTDVFAEDKLFATLDTTTRKVFFDNISYTLSDTVGFIRKLPHNLIECFKSTLDEVREADILLHVVDVAHPAYLEHIEVVQKTLVELNAANKPTILVFNKADKLTDEEVFQFEQSWIAKKNSPCILISATQRSKLVELHQTIIAEIRKINSTTYIDYH, encoded by the coding sequence ATGAGTACATTCACAGAAAATAGAAGCCCAAACTATTTGGCTGCATTGGTAGGGGTTTTTCACAATAGACAGCCGCAGGAAAAAGTAATTGAATATTTAGATGAATTAGCATTATTGGCTGATACAGCGGGTTTTACTGTTCAAACTAAGTTTTTACAGAAAGTAGATTTTCCGAACCCCCGAACTTACATTGGTTCCGGAAAGATAGCCGAAATAGCTGCTTGGGTAAAGGCAGAAGATATAAAACTCGTTGTTTTTGATGATGATTTAACACCTGCCCAATGTAAAAATATTGAAAAAGAGTTTGGTTGTGCTGTATTAGACAGAACGGGATTGATTTTGCGGATTTTTTCTGACCGGGCGCGCTCTTCGCAAGCAAAAACACAGGTAGAATTAGCTCATTTACAATACCTGCTACCTCGCCTAACCGGATTATGGACTCACTTAGAGCGTCAGCGGGGCGGGCAGGGTATGCGCGGCGGAGCAGGTGAAAAAGAAATAGAAACAGACCGCCGCCATATCCGCAATAGAATATCGCAACTAAAACAAGACCTGACCCGTATAGACCGCCAAAATCAAACCAGAAGGCAGCACCGGCACAGCATAACCCGCGTTTCCTTAGTGGGATACACAAATGCCGGAAAATCTTCCCTCATGAATGCCCTTTGCAAAACAGATGTCTTCGCCGAAGATAAACTCTTCGCAACACTCGACACCACAACCCGTAAAGTGTTTTTTGATAACATATCTTACACCCTATCAGACACCGTAGGTTTTATCCGAAAACTCCCACATAACCTAATCGAATGCTTCAAAAGTACTTTAGACGAAGTAAGAGAGGCAGATATTCTATTACACGTAGTTGATGTAGCGCATCCAGCTTATTTAGAGCATATTGAAGTAGTACAAAAAACATTGGTAGAACTTAATGCTGCTAATAAACCCACTATTTTAGTGTTTAATAAGGCCGATAAACTTACGGATGAAGAGGTATTTCAGTTTGAGCAATCTTGGATTGCAAAAAAAAATAGCCCCTGCATTCTGATATCTGCCACCCAAAGATCTAAGTTAGTAGAATTACACCAAACAATTATAGCAGAAATTCGTAAAATAAATTCTACTACGTATATTGATTATCATTAA
- a CDS encoding DUF3822 family protein, which produces MSNSPNLNMQVNYVSRSFDANYLSVYKLHLALTNAGIHYALLNQMNELVLLKYNPNPESLPLKEHLDKICFSEELLQHKFASIDILLLADYWQLVPNDFFVNGTEQAYLGTLFPIQSEKDFCYRDFIRTLSLNLVYATDHLLIKKCQYYFKEYSLKNLITPLLILHHRLHLKLQVPITVNLEVFENYLLILVYRYGNVYFANQFQIGSAEDAWYHFLNLTMQLNLPASDTYAYTTGSGSHRKRVEELLVEHKVRLVNSRLHIPTLMPYQQPNPYFDEYSYLFGF; this is translated from the coding sequence ATGTCGAACTCACCGAATTTAAATATGCAGGTAAATTATGTTAGCCGTTCTTTTGACGCTAACTATTTGTCTGTTTATAAGTTACATTTAGCTTTAACAAATGCAGGGATTCACTATGCACTGTTAAATCAAATGAATGAGCTTGTGTTGCTGAAATACAACCCAAACCCAGAATCTTTGCCATTAAAGGAACATCTTGATAAAATCTGTTTTTCGGAAGAACTTCTTCAGCATAAGTTTGCATCAATAGATATTTTATTATTAGCGGATTATTGGCAGCTTGTTCCCAATGATTTTTTTGTTAATGGAACTGAACAAGCCTATTTAGGTACATTATTTCCCATCCAGTCAGAAAAGGATTTTTGCTACAGAGATTTTATCCGTACGTTATCTCTCAATTTGGTATATGCAACTGACCACCTGCTCATCAAAAAATGCCAATATTATTTTAAAGAATATTCCCTTAAGAACTTAATTACTCCATTGCTGATACTGCACCACCGATTGCACCTAAAATTGCAGGTGCCCATAACGGTAAACTTAGAGGTTTTTGAAAATTATCTGCTTATTTTAGTGTATCGTTACGGGAATGTATATTTTGCTAATCAGTTTCAGATAGGTTCTGCGGAAGATGCTTGGTATCATTTTTTGAATTTAACGATGCAGCTAAATTTGCCAGCCTCTGATACCTATGCTTATACAACAGGATCTGGTAGCCATCGCAAGCGGGTAGAAGAATTACTTGTAGAGCATAAAGTTCGTTTGGTAAATTCTCGGTTACATATTCCTACCTTGATGCCTTACCAGCAACCGAATCCCTATTTTGATGAATATTCCTATCTATTTGGTTTTTAG
- a CDS encoding DUF5777 family beta-barrel protein: MRFFVLFIGFCWFYWDVFSQDSLLKMLPDGDYAKGEPVIASFKTTRLINAHSIEVVRRGQLDFRITHRFGDAAGSYGGPNTFFGFDNSTDIRIALEYGISDRFCAGFGRSKFNQLLDGYLKYRVFRQTMDNKVPVSVTVLANTGFSTTPKDPHNFPKYIHRFSYFFETLIARKFSNRLSVQIAPAWLYRNYIYDTEDSKSLISIGLGLRFKITKRFVVVADYYHLFSSFRNSKKDALGNKQYYPPFGLGLEFETGGHIFSVNFTNAPAIVENSYLAYTQSNWLRGQFRFGFNISRQFSLIKQQKPTPETTSSSSHF, encoded by the coding sequence ATGCGTTTTTTTGTGCTTTTTATTGGTTTTTGCTGGTTTTATTGGGATGTTTTTTCGCAGGATAGCTTGTTAAAGATGCTGCCGGACGGTGATTATGCGAAAGGTGAACCGGTTATCGCTTCGTTTAAGACTACTCGGCTAATCAACGCACATTCAATAGAGGTGGTGCGGCGGGGTCAGTTGGATTTTCGTATTACGCACCGCTTTGGAGATGCCGCCGGCAGCTATGGAGGCCCTAATACCTTTTTTGGCTTTGATAACTCCACAGATATTCGCATCGCATTGGAATACGGTATCTCAGATAGATTTTGTGCCGGCTTCGGGCGCAGTAAGTTTAACCAACTGTTAGACGGATATTTAAAATACCGAGTTTTTAGACAAACTATGGACAATAAAGTCCCTGTATCCGTTACCGTTTTAGCGAATACCGGATTCAGCACAACCCCTAAAGACCCCCATAATTTTCCAAAATACATTCATCGGTTTTCTTACTTTTTTGAAACACTTATCGCCCGAAAGTTTTCCAATAGGCTTTCGGTACAGATAGCTCCTGCTTGGCTGTATCGAAATTATATTTATGACACAGAAGACAGCAAAAGCCTGATTTCCATCGGTTTAGGACTTCGTTTTAAAATCACCAAACGGTTTGTGGTTGTAGCAGATTATTATCATTTATTTTCTTCATTCAGAAATTCCAAAAAAGATGCTTTGGGTAATAAGCAATATTATCCGCCGTTCGGTTTAGGGTTAGAATTTGAAACCGGTGGCCACATATTTTCTGTAAATTTTACCAATGCACCGGCAATCGTAGAAAACAGTTATTTAGCATACACACAATCGAACTGGCTTAGGGGGCAATTTCGATTTGGTTTTAACATTTCAAGGCAGTTTTCACTTATCAAACAGCAGAAGCCTACGCCGGAAACTACCAGTTCGTCTTCCCATTTTTAG
- a CDS encoding YceI family protein, with the protein MSLRAESFAQKYWSSQSAEVSFFSDAPLENIKAISQTAGILIDTETNEIAVKIGIKSFKFQKELMQEHFNENYMESEKFPYGTFSGKINDPIDWRKSGKYQVTATGKLTIHGVTQDRTLSGTLKVEPDKISLDSKFDVLLVNHNITIPKIVFQKIAERIDVSLKAKMLPYSPPKQ; encoded by the coding sequence TTGAGTTTGAGGGCTGAATCCTTTGCCCAAAAATATTGGTCATCACAATCCGCAGAAGTTTCCTTTTTCTCTGATGCACCTTTAGAAAACATCAAAGCTATTTCCCAAACAGCCGGCATCTTGATAGACACTGAAACCAATGAGATTGCAGTTAAAATCGGGATAAAGTCCTTTAAATTTCAAAAAGAACTGATGCAAGAGCATTTTAATGAAAATTATATGGAAAGCGAAAAGTTTCCTTATGGAACTTTTTCCGGAAAAATTAATGATCCCATAGATTGGCGTAAATCCGGAAAATATCAAGTTACCGCAACCGGAAAACTAACTATACACGGCGTAACCCAAGACCGAACTTTATCCGGAACACTTAAAGTAGAGCCGGATAAAATATCCTTAGATTCAAAATTTGATGTGTTGTTGGTAAACCACAACATCACCATTCCCAAAATTGTATTTCAAAAGATTGCTGAGCGTATTGACGTTTCTTTGAAGGCTAAGATGCTGCCGTATTCACCACCGAAGCAGTAA
- a CDS encoding NHLP bacteriocin export ABC transporter permease/ATPase subunit translates to MAKSILLLSEPFYEDGYIITSGYANFFAHIDSESNRRFYLFTLYAGEWFPAAWADTGELSFEVVPGLQATITPQKLSENPKPQIEKWLSILDKNVISKLLDRPSPQHNIYNYGNYTLQGIIYIKSAISWVTSDCQEALFGGLELMPLEQPFPLTTHAFVELPEECSCTFKEVTDKNDLLAGVANLQLLLTPLLTLHIQKLTTIESYQITQQAEFQKEKTQIALAQFTAILRPEIAAEIEHLKIDQTDDYLFEACYFVGKQLGIKVRDPASGAQGNIFSIEYLQEIARFSRFRIREVYLRPNWWRNISEPILVFQTADKLPVAILIEPKDKFVYFPNTNQKIPLTEEFVKKLNSFGYSFYRSFPYKKLAAKDLLYFGLFGIQRELYRVLGVSAIAGLLGMAVPIAVGFLYDYAIPHADFNALVIISTMLCAVAISQWLLELTRSFSLQRIEARMDTSLQAAVWDRVLSLPITFFRNYTAGDLVERSLAISHIRKLLSGWVVTGLLNGIFSAFNFILLFVYNPKFALGALILTCLAIAVLSILNFYQVMLQRKVMAISGYLTGVVFQLISGVSKLKSAGAEVRAFAHWASQYSDLKKQIYKTRALGRWQHLIQEVVPLIGVFFLYYLVSREIAIPKTALNTGYFLAFSAAFSIFLYSAITLSQLVFQVLEIIPTFERAKPILTTLPEVLATSAVQSKLLGQIDLNHVSFRYSPDSPYILQDISISIARGEYVAVVGPSGSGKSTLLRLLLGFEKPESGSIFYDGQDLSTLDPSFMRKQIGVVLQDGKLLPDDIYRNIVGASNISRDAAWEAIRLAGMEDDVKQMPMGLNTIISEGGGTLSGGQRQRIMIARALVRKPAILFFDEATSALDNISQRTVTQTLDNLRVTRIVIAHRLSTITQVDRIIVVDKGKIVQNGSYDELLNQPGLFQELAKRQIT, encoded by the coding sequence ATGGCTAAAAGTATATTATTGCTATCTGAACCCTTTTATGAAGACGGTTACATTATCACAAGTGGATATGCGAATTTTTTTGCCCACATTGATTCAGAAAGTAATAGGCGTTTTTATTTATTTACATTGTATGCAGGTGAGTGGTTTCCGGCTGCTTGGGCAGATACCGGAGAACTATCTTTTGAGGTAGTTCCCGGCCTGCAAGCTACCATTACTCCCCAAAAATTATCCGAAAACCCAAAGCCGCAAATAGAAAAATGGCTCTCTATTTTAGATAAAAATGTTATTTCAAAACTTTTAGACAGGCCGTCTCCTCAGCATAATATCTATAACTACGGAAACTACACTTTACAAGGAATCATTTATATTAAATCCGCTATTTCTTGGGTTACAAGTGATTGTCAAGAGGCTTTATTTGGTGGCCTCGAATTAATGCCCTTAGAACAGCCTTTTCCTTTAACGACTCACGCCTTCGTGGAGCTTCCTGAAGAATGTAGCTGCACGTTCAAAGAGGTAACAGATAAAAATGATTTGCTGGCGGGAGTAGCCAATTTGCAGCTATTGCTAACACCACTATTAACGCTGCATATCCAAAAGCTGACAACCATAGAAAGCTACCAAATTACGCAGCAGGCAGAATTTCAGAAAGAAAAAACCCAAATAGCGTTAGCTCAGTTTACCGCTATTTTAAGACCGGAAATAGCTGCCGAAATAGAGCACCTTAAAATAGACCAGACCGATGATTATTTATTTGAAGCCTGTTATTTTGTGGGGAAACAATTGGGCATAAAAGTACGAGACCCTGCAAGTGGTGCTCAGGGAAATATCTTTTCGATAGAGTATTTACAAGAAATAGCTCGTTTTTCGCGGTTTCGGATACGGGAAGTGTATCTAAGACCAAACTGGTGGCGAAATATCTCTGAACCTATTTTAGTATTCCAGACGGCTGATAAACTTCCGGTTGCTATCTTGATAGAACCCAAAGACAAGTTCGTTTATTTCCCAAATACCAATCAAAAAATCCCCTTGACCGAAGAGTTTGTAAAAAAACTCAACTCGTTTGGATACTCATTTTACCGGTCATTTCCTTATAAGAAGTTGGCTGCAAAGGATTTACTATATTTCGGCCTTTTTGGAATTCAGCGAGAATTATATCGAGTATTGGGAGTTTCGGCTATTGCCGGTCTATTAGGTATGGCTGTTCCGATAGCTGTTGGCTTTTTGTATGACTATGCCATACCTCATGCTGATTTTAATGCATTGGTTATTATCAGCACCATGCTTTGTGCAGTCGCTATTTCACAATGGTTGTTGGAACTTACCCGTTCTTTTTCTTTGCAGCGAATAGAAGCCCGAATGGATACCTCGCTGCAAGCGGCTGTTTGGGATAGAGTACTGTCATTGCCCATTACATTTTTCAGGAACTACACCGCAGGCGATTTAGTGGAGCGTTCCTTAGCCATTAGCCACATCCGAAAATTATTATCCGGTTGGGTTGTTACTGGGTTGCTAAACGGAATTTTTTCGGCATTTAATTTTATTTTGCTGTTTGTGTACAATCCTAAGTTTGCCTTAGGCGCGCTGATATTAACTTGCTTAGCAATTGCGGTACTCAGTATTTTGAATTTTTATCAGGTGATGTTGCAGCGTAAGGTAATGGCGATTTCGGGTTACTTAACGGGGGTAGTGTTTCAGTTAATTTCTGGGGTGTCAAAGCTAAAATCTGCCGGAGCAGAGGTACGGGCTTTTGCGCATTGGGCAAGTCAGTATTCTGACCTCAAAAAGCAGATATACAAAACCCGTGCATTGGGAAGATGGCAACATTTAATCCAAGAAGTTGTTCCGTTAATAGGTGTTTTCTTTCTATACTATTTGGTTAGCAGAGAGATAGCCATACCCAAAACAGCACTTAACACGGGTTATTTTTTAGCCTTCTCCGCGGCATTTAGTATTTTTCTATACAGTGCTATTACGTTAAGCCAGTTAGTTTTTCAGGTGTTAGAAATAATTCCCACATTTGAGCGAGCTAAGCCGATTTTAACAACTCTGCCGGAGGTGCTGGCAACTTCGGCAGTTCAAAGTAAACTTTTGGGGCAAATAGATTTAAACCACGTTAGCTTTCGTTATTCTCCTGATAGTCCCTATATTTTACAAGATATTTCTATAAGCATAGCTCGTGGAGAATATGTTGCGGTTGTGGGGCCGTCAGGGTCAGGGAAATCAACATTACTGCGACTTTTATTAGGGTTTGAAAAGCCTGAATCAGGCTCAATATTTTATGACGGGCAAGACCTAAGCACATTAGACCCAAGTTTTATGCGTAAACAAATTGGGGTTGTGCTACAAGACGGAAAGTTATTACCTGACGATATTTACCGAAACATCGTTGGTGCATCCAACATTAGCCGAGATGCAGCTTGGGAAGCCATTCGCTTAGCTGGTATGGAAGACGACGTCAAGCAAATGCCTATGGGGCTTAACACAATTATCAGTGAAGGTGGCGGAACGCTATCCGGCGGGCAACGCCAACGAATTATGATAGCAAGAGCTTTGGTAAGAAAACCCGCTATACTCTTCTTTGATGAAGCCACCAGCGCCTTAGACAACATAAGCCAAAGAACCGTTACCCAAACCTTAGATAACCTGCGAGTAACCCGAATCGTGATTGCACATAGGCTCAGCACAATCACCCAAGTAGATAGAATAATCGTGGTAGATAAAGGTAAAATTGTCCAAAATGGTAGCTATGACGAACTGCTAAATCAACCCGGGCTTTTTCAAGAACTGGCAAAAAGACAAATAACCTAA
- a CDS encoding insulinase family protein, which produces MLDRTAPPPIQPIQFIPFPKVNCHTLSKGVKLYCIQHGKQPIVELQVVFQGGYCFEQLPGVSLFTPKMMNEGTKSYSSAALSEQFDFYGVSLGIETGFETIRFSLSSLEKQLQQTLPVLQEILVCPTFPEDEFNLMITRSKQAIQVDTRKSSYWARRLSGHLIWGKNHPYGRHIGEAELSPIELSQLIDYHKETFHTNNLTLIAVGHFDEDTLVRQCDNMVSQLPVWETNTVSAGLNPPEAEKPGVIYHPVSDTMQSTIRIALPLFKRNHPDYHTLRLANTLFGGFFGSRLMKNIREEKGYTYGIGSSLQCYKYNGMWIIQTETAHEYVSKTLTEIELETVRLQQELVPKAELEIAANYLLGRMLSNQETPFQISDLFLTQWVNSLSDEDWKEAYEIVRSITPEDIQRVCQKYLNINEMRIVVSGIAGEN; this is translated from the coding sequence ATGTTAGACAGAACTGCGCCGCCGCCGATACAACCCATACAATTTATTCCGTTCCCAAAAGTAAATTGTCATACTTTATCAAAAGGTGTAAAATTATATTGCATTCAACATGGTAAACAGCCTATTGTTGAGCTGCAGGTGGTTTTTCAGGGGGGATATTGTTTTGAGCAACTGCCCGGTGTTTCTTTGTTTACGCCTAAAATGATGAATGAAGGGACGAAATCTTACAGCAGTGCAGCATTATCGGAACAATTTGATTTTTACGGCGTTTCACTTGGAATTGAAACCGGCTTTGAAACAATTCGTTTTAGTTTAAGTTCGTTAGAAAAACAGCTTCAGCAGACACTGCCAGTTTTGCAAGAGATTTTAGTGTGCCCTACTTTCCCTGAAGATGAATTTAACTTGATGATAACTCGGTCAAAACAAGCGATTCAGGTAGATACAAGAAAATCAAGCTATTGGGCACGTAGATTGAGCGGACATTTGATTTGGGGCAAAAACCACCCGTATGGTCGGCATATCGGCGAAGCCGAACTTTCTCCGATAGAATTATCACAATTAATTGATTATCACAAAGAAACTTTTCATACAAATAATTTAACCTTAATTGCTGTTGGGCATTTTGATGAAGATACCCTTGTTCGGCAATGTGATAATATGGTTTCCCAGCTTCCTGTTTGGGAAACCAATACGGTTTCTGCTGGCTTAAATCCTCCGGAGGCAGAAAAACCGGGCGTTATTTACCACCCTGTGTCGGATACTATGCAAAGCACCATTCGGATAGCTCTTCCGCTATTTAAGCGGAATCACCCAGATTATCACACCCTGCGTTTAGCAAATACCTTGTTTGGAGGCTTTTTTGGCTCCAGATTAATGAAAAATATCCGTGAAGAAAAAGGATATACTTACGGAATAGGATCCAGCTTGCAATGCTATAAATATAACGGTATGTGGATTATCCAAACAGAAACTGCCCATGAATATGTAAGCAAGACCTTAACAGAAATCGAGTTAGAGACAGTTCGGCTTCAGCAAGAGTTAGTTCCTAAGGCTGAATTAGAAATCGCAGCAAACTATCTCTTAGGCAGAATGTTAAGTAATCAAGAAACTCCATTTCAAATTTCCGACCTATTTTTAACGCAGTGGGTAAATAGCCTATCCGATGAAGATTGGAAAGAGGCTTACGAGATTGTGCGTTCTATAACACCGGAAGATATTCAGCGAGTTTGTCAAAAATACCTGAATATCAATGAGATGCGAATAGTTGTTTCCGGTATTGCAGGCGAAAATTAA
- a CDS encoding amidophosphoribosyltransferase, translating into MSDFIGHHCGLGLVRLKKPLEYYQDKYNSPLWGLDKLYLLMQKQHNRGQDGAGIATVQLNSLIGRPYLDRMRSVENNPWQSIFKEIHTQLRLLQQKKPDILNNIPELKTHFPWAGEVLLGHLRYGTFGDNSVANCHPVLRQNNWRSRTLLLAGNFNLTNVEELFQKLIFLGQHPQYKSDTETMLEKVGHFLDVAVEELFRKFKPNYPKERHLISQHIEQELDILPVLTDAAKTWDGGYALGGILGHGDAFAARDPWGIRPLCWYEDEEIIVFSSERAAVATVFNVPIADVQSVKPGNCIIIKANGEIRQKQFLQPADQITSCSFERIYFSRGNDPEIYAERKQLGRLLLPDILKQINYDLENTVFSYIPNTAKVAFLGLQDALERHLSSNLINQLSHQPALGSIHALLAIRPRIEEVILKDVKLRTFITDDSNRDNLVGHVYDINYGSIRPNIDRLVCLDDSIVRGTTLKRSILAILKRLSPKQILIISSAPQIRYPDCYGIDMAQIEQFIAFQAALALLKERNLWAIVEETYTRIKEAEKKQHLGQKNYVKAIYEPFQEREISDKIAFMLSPDGGVSILYQTVENLNNAIPNHKGVWYFTGDYPTPGGTEVANRAFMNFMEGKHRRAYD; encoded by the coding sequence ATGTCTGACTTCATCGGCCACCATTGCGGGTTGGGATTGGTTCGCCTAAAAAAACCCTTAGAATACTATCAAGATAAGTACAACTCACCCCTTTGGGGGCTTGATAAGTTGTATTTGCTGATGCAAAAACAGCATAATCGTGGCCAAGATGGTGCCGGAATTGCTACCGTTCAACTGAACTCACTGATTGGCAGACCCTATTTAGACCGAATGCGCTCAGTAGAGAATAATCCGTGGCAAAGCATTTTCAAAGAAATTCATACACAACTAAGGCTACTTCAGCAAAAGAAGCCGGATATTCTTAACAATATTCCGGAACTGAAAACACATTTTCCGTGGGCTGGTGAAGTTTTATTAGGGCATCTGCGCTATGGAACTTTTGGGGATAATTCGGTAGCAAACTGCCACCCCGTTTTGCGGCAAAATAATTGGCGAAGCCGAACCCTCTTATTAGCCGGAAATTTTAATCTAACGAATGTAGAAGAATTATTCCAAAAACTTATTTTTTTAGGGCAACATCCTCAATACAAGTCTGATACAGAAACAATGCTCGAAAAAGTCGGGCATTTTTTGGATGTTGCTGTAGAAGAGCTTTTTAGAAAGTTTAAACCTAATTATCCCAAAGAGAGGCATCTAATTTCACAGCATATTGAGCAGGAATTAGATATTTTGCCGGTTTTGACCGATGCTGCCAAAACTTGGGACGGGGGTTATGCTTTAGGCGGAATATTGGGGCACGGTGATGCCTTTGCTGCCAGAGACCCTTGGGGAATACGCCCGCTATGCTGGTATGAAGATGAGGAAATTATCGTATTCTCATCCGAAAGAGCTGCTGTTGCCACCGTATTTAACGTTCCTATTGCCGATGTTCAGTCAGTAAAACCCGGTAACTGCATAATAATCAAAGCTAATGGAGAAATACGCCAAAAGCAATTTCTGCAGCCGGCAGACCAAATAACGAGTTGTTCTTTTGAGCGAATTTACTTTTCTCGTGGTAATGACCCCGAAATCTATGCGGAAAGAAAACAACTTGGCCGGTTATTGTTGCCTGATATTTTGAAACAAATCAACTATGACTTAGAGAATACCGTATTCAGCTACATCCCGAATACCGCCAAAGTAGCTTTTTTGGGCTTACAAGATGCACTTGAACGGCATTTAAGCAGTAATTTAATCAATCAGCTTTCTCATCAACCGGCATTAGGTTCTATTCATGCGTTATTAGCTATCCGCCCAAGAATAGAAGAGGTTATCCTCAAAGATGTAAAGTTGCGAACTTTTATCACCGATGATTCTAATCGCGACAATTTGGTTGGCCATGTTTATGATATTAATTACGGTTCGATTCGCCCGAATATTGATAGATTGGTTTGCTTAGATGATTCGATTGTGCGGGGCACAACGTTAAAACGCAGTATTTTGGCTATTTTAAAACGGCTTTCTCCAAAACAGATTTTGATAATTTCTTCAGCTCCCCAAATTCGCTATCCGGATTGTTATGGAATAGATATGGCTCAAATTGAGCAATTTATTGCATTTCAGGCAGCATTAGCATTATTAAAGGAACGTAACTTGTGGGCTATCGTAGAAGAAACATATACACGGATTAAAGAAGCCGAAAAAAAACAGCATTTAGGTCAAAAAAACTATGTAAAAGCAATTTATGAGCCTTTTCAGGAAAGGGAAATCTCGGATAAAATTGCCTTTATGTTAAGCCCTGACGGAGGAGTTTCGATTCTATATCAAACGGTTGAAAACCTGAATAATGCAATACCCAATCACAAGGGAGTTTGGTATTTTACGGGTGATTATCCAACGCCCGGCGGAACTGAGGTCGCAAATCGAGCCTTTATGAACTTTATGGAAGGCAAACATAGACGCGCTTATGATTGA